The following proteins are encoded in a genomic region of Vibrio taketomensis:
- a CDS encoding sulfite exporter TauE/SafE family protein, producing MNMDWWLLVAAGIVGGILNSVAGGGSFITFPALMFVGIPPIAANATNTFAVSAGYLSGAYGFRQDIAKQPQVILSIVLLSLLGGAVGALLLLNISEQVFTQTIPWLLLFATFLFVFGEKLSVHLAKIPKLSTWLGVILLIVSAYGGFFNAGLGIVVLSYLVLAQYTDINQMNGLKLLVSSCVSLSAICIFVYQGVIAWLPGIAVLVGSVIGGYLAARVSRQINPNYVRSFVILSSMLMTIYFFADIYIV from the coding sequence ATGAACATGGATTGGTGGTTGCTTGTCGCTGCTGGCATTGTCGGTGGTATATTGAATAGTGTGGCGGGTGGCGGAAGTTTTATTACTTTTCCCGCATTAATGTTTGTCGGTATTCCTCCCATTGCCGCCAATGCAACCAATACATTTGCCGTCAGCGCTGGTTATCTAAGTGGGGCATACGGGTTTCGTCAAGACATAGCCAAGCAACCTCAAGTTATTTTGTCGATTGTGCTTTTAAGTTTGCTTGGCGGCGCTGTCGGCGCGCTGCTGCTTCTCAACATTTCTGAGCAGGTATTTACTCAAACCATTCCTTGGTTACTACTTTTTGCGACCTTTCTATTCGTGTTCGGTGAAAAGTTAAGCGTTCACTTAGCCAAAATTCCCAAATTGTCGACCTGGTTAGGGGTGATTTTACTCATTGTGAGTGCGTATGGCGGTTTTTTTAACGCAGGGCTTGGCATTGTGGTGCTCAGCTATTTGGTTCTCGCGCAGTATACCGACATCAATCAAATGAATGGTTTGAAATTATTGGTGTCGAGTTGCGTCTCATTAAGCGCTATTTGCATTTTTGTATATCAAGGCGTGATTGCTTGGTTGCCCGGCATTGCGGTATTAGTCGGTAGCGTAATTGGAGGCTATTTAGCCGCAAGAGTATCGCGACAAATTAATCCCAATTACGTTAGGAGTTTTGTCATTTTATCGAGCATGTTGATGACCATTTACTTCTTTGCCGATATCTACATCGTATGA